In Oryza sativa Japonica Group chromosome 2, ASM3414082v1, the following are encoded in one genomic region:
- the LOC4329190 gene encoding ARF guanine-nucleotide exchange factor GNOM — protein sequence MGGLRAASPSSGAGAGAGAGSDPTPRVAMACVLASEVATVLAIMRRNVRWAGVRYGGDDGADDEHLDHPLIAGLKSLRRRAASWDTRQWRDVEPLLYLRPFLDVVRSDETGAPITGAALSSLHKILTLDLVGPDAPNVAEAMGAVVEAVTGCRFEVTDPASEETVLARVLQVLLACVRGRAAPALANRHVCNIVSTCFRVVQQAGTKGELLQRVSRQTMQEVIRCVFARLPDVDATVVADGQTACSKNQGLSDGEIGNGKSDFVCLNSSGDEVGGGFGVVQDQAMSELFGVPCMVEILQFLCSLLNIAEDIEVNPRINPIDFDEDVPLFALGLISSAIELSASSINKHPELLAFVQDELFRNLMQFGLSMSPLILSTVCSIVFTLFYHLRQELKLQLEAFFSCVIIRLGQSRYGASYQQQEVALEALVDFCRQKEFMAEMYANMDCDLQSSNIFEDLANLLSKSAFPVKSPLSTLNVLALDGLVLVIQAIAERTDNAPQHHEQTVPEISEYFPFWQLKCENTNDPDQWVRFVHQQKSIKRKLMVGVEHFNRDKKKGFEYLQGAHLLPERLDPRSVALFFRYTPGLDKNLLGDYLGNHDEFSILVLHEFAKTFDFKEMNLDAALRLFLETFRLPGESQKIQRILEAFSERYYEQSPQMFVNRDAALVLSYSVIMLNTDQHNIRVKKKMTEEDFIKNNRRINGGNDLPREFLSELYYSICRNEIRTIPEQGAGCSEMSFSRWVDLMWKSKRTSAYIACDSFPFLDHDMFTIMAGPTVAAISVVFDNVEHEEFLTGCINGFLSVAKLAAFYHLDDVLNDLVVALCKFTTLLNTSYINDPVTTFGEDTKARMATEAVFTIATTHGDHIRSGWRNIVDCILRLHKISLLPGCLTGDTADDQESSSDMLPSKLASSRAAPQVVPISTPKKSYGLMGRFSQLLYLDAEESRFQPTEEQLAAQRNASETIKKCQIGTIFTESKFLQADSLLNLARALTQAAGRPQRITSSLDDESTSVFCLELLITVTLNNRDRIVLLWQGVFEHITHIVQSTVMPCNLVEKAVFGLLHICQRLLPYKENLVDDLLRSLQLILKLDARVADAYCENITQEVTRLVKGNATHIKSQMGWRTIISLLCITARHPDASDVGFEALVFIMSEGAHLSPANFVLSVEASRQFAESRLGSAERSIHALNLMAESVNCLTRWSREVKEAGGEADRILEGIAEMWLRLVQALRKVCTDQREEVRNHALLSLHRCLVVDGISVPSSAWLMSFDIIFQLLDELLEIAQNYSPKDFRNMEVSLLHAVKLLCKVFLQSLNDISSQSSFSKLWLEVLDMIEKLMKVKVRGRRTEKLQEVIPELLKNILLVLKANRVLSKTSTSEENSLWEATWLQVNKIAPSLQPEVFPDSEGDVATQSAKNKSDSPAQSEGVNV from the exons ATGGGCGGCCTGAGGgcagcgtcgccgtcgtcgggcgCAGGCGCAGGCGCCGGGGCGGGATCGGATCCCACGCCGCGCGTGGCGATGGCGTGCGTGCTGGCGTCGGAGGTCGCCACGGTGCTCGCCATCATGCGCCGCAACGTCCGCTGGGCCGGCGTCCgctacggcggcgacgacggcgcggacgACGAGCACCTCGACCACCCGCTCATCGCGGGGCTCAAGtccctgcgccgccgcgccgcctcgtgggACACGCGCCAGTGGCGGGACGTCGAGCCGCTCCTCTACCTCCGCCCCTTCCTCGACGTCGTCCGCTCCGACGAGACCGGCGCGCCTATCACGGGCGCCGCGCTCTCGTCCTTGCACAAGATACTCACGCTCGACCTCGTCGGCCCCGACGCGCCCAACGTCGCCGAGGCCATGGGCGCCGTCGTGGAGGCCGTCACGGGGTGCCGCTTCGAGGTCACTGACCCGGCGTCCGAGGAGACGGTGCTGGCTCGGGTCCTCCAAGTGCTTCTCGCGTGCGTGCGTGGCCGCGCTGCGCCAGCTCTGGCCAACCGCCATGTCTGCAACATCGTCAGCACTTGCTTCCGCGTCGTGCAGCAAGCCGGCACTAAGGGGGAGCTGCTGCAGCGCGTCTCCCGCCAGACCATGCAGGAGGTTATCCGCTGTGTCTTCGCTCGCCTGCCTGATGTTGATGCCACCGTGGTTGCCGACGGGCAG ACTGCTTGTAGCAAGAACCAAGGTTTGAGTGATGGAGAGATAGGGAACGGGAAGAGTGATTTTGTGTGCTTGAATAGCTCTGGAGATGAGGTGGGAGGTGGATTTGGTGTTGTTCAAGACCAGGCTATGAGTGAGCTGTTTGGGGTTCCTTGCATGGTAGAGATATTGCAATTCTTGTGCTCCCTTTTGAACATAGCAGAAGACATTGAGGTGAATCCAAGGATTAATCCAATTGACTTTGATGAGGATGTGCCACTATTTGCCCTCGGGTTGATTAGTTCTGCTATTGAGTTGTCAGCTTCATCCATAAACAAACACCCCGAATTGCTGGCATTTGTACAAGATGAACTGTTCCGCAATCTAATGCAATTTGGCTTGTCAATGAGCCCTTTGATTCTGTCAACCGTGTGCAGCATTGTTTTTACTCTCTTCTACCATTTGCGTCAGGAACTTAAGCTACAACTTGAGGCTTTCTTCTCATGTGTTATCATAAGACTTGGGCAGAGTAGATATGGTGCTAGTTATCAGCAACAGGAAGTTGCTCTGGAGGCTCTAGTGGATTTCTGTCGGCAGAAAGAGTTTATGGCGGAGATGTATGCGAATATGGATTGTGATTTACAGTCCAGTAATATTTTTGAAGACCTTGCTAACCTTCTGTCTAAAAGTGCATTTCCTGTGAAAAGTCCTTTGTCCACCCTGAATGTGCTTGCTCTAGATGGTTTGGTTTTGGTCATTCAGGCAATAGCAGAGAGGACTGATAATGCACCTCAGCATCATGAACAAACAGTGCCTGAAATAAGTGAATATTTTCCTTTTTGGCAGTTGAAATGTGAGAACACTAATGATCCTGATCAATGGGTTAGATTTGTTCACCAGCAAAAGAGCATCAAGAGAAAGCTAATGGTTGGTGTTGAACATTTCAACAGGGACAAAAAGAAGGGCTTTGAGTACCTGCAAGGGGCTCATCTCCTGCCTGAAAGACTTGATCCACGCAGTGTGGCGTTGTTTTTCCGGTACACACCTGGGTTAGATAAGAATCTTCTTGGGGACTACCTGGGAAATCATGATGAGTTTTCCATTCTGGTCCTTCATGAGTTTGCTAAAACCTTTGACTTCAAGGAGATGAATTTGGATGCTGCCTTAAGGCTCTTCTTGGAAACTTTTCGGCTGCCTGGTGAGTCACAGAAGATACAAAGGATTCTTGAGGCCTTTTCTGAGAGATATTATGAACAATCACCACAAATGTTTGTTAACCGGGATGCTGCTCTGGTGTTGTCATATTCAGTAATCATGCTCAACACAGATCAGCACAATATAAGGGTTAAGAAGAAGATGACGGAAGAAGACTTTATTAAGAACAATCGCCGTATCAATGGTGGGAACGATCTTCCAAGGGAATTCTTGTCGGAATTGTATTATTCTATTTGTCGGAATGAAATCAGAACCATTCCGGAGCAAGGAGCTGGATGCTCTGAGATGTCTTTCAGCCGGTGGGTTGATCTGATGTGGAAGTCAAAGAGGACATCAGCATACATTGCTTGTGACTCCTTCCCTTTTCTTGATCATGACATGTTTACTATCATGGCTGGACCAACGGTTGCTGCTATCTCAGTGGTTTTTGATAATGTTGAGCATGAAGAGTTCCTTACAGGATGCATTAATGGTTTTCTATCAGTGGCGAAGTTGGCGGCATTCTATCATCTTGATGATGTGTTGAATGATCTTGTTGTGGCACTATGTAAGTTCACCACCTTGCTGAACACTTCCTATATTAATGATCCTGTAACAACTTTCGGTGAGGACACCAAGGCTAGAATGGCAACCGAGGCTGTTTTTACTATAGCAACTACTCATGGTGATCACATACGCAGTGGGTGGAGGAACATAGTAGATTGCATTTTAAGATTGCATAAAATAAGCCTACTTCCTGGTTGCCTCACCGGTGACACAGCTGATGATCAGGAGTCCTCATCAGATATGTTGCCTAGCAAGCTTGCCTCATCTCGAGCTGCACCTCAAGTTGTGCCAATCAGCACTCCTAAAAAATCATATGGGCTCATGGGGAGGTTTAGTCAGCTATTGTATTTAGATGCTGAAGAATCTAGGTTCCAGCCAACTGAGGAGCAACTTGCTGCTCAGAGGAATGCTTCAGAGACCATAAAGAAGTGCCAAATAGGTACCATCTTCACTGAGAGCAAATTCTTACAAGCTGACTCTCTCTTAAATCTGGCAAGAGCCCTCACCCAGGCGGCAGGTCGACCACAAAGGATCACCAGCTCACTTGATGATGAAAGCACATCAGTCTTTTGCTTAGAGCTTCTAATTACTGTCACTTTAAACAACAGAGACAGGATTGTCCTTTTGTGGCAGGGTGTTTTTGAGCACATAACTCATATTGTTCAGTCTACAGTGATGCCCTGTAATCTGGTGGAGAAGGCTGTTTTTGGGCTGCTGCACATCTGTCAGCGCTTGCTTCCTTATAAGGAGAATCTTGTGGATGATTTACTGAGGTCTCTTCAGTTAATTTTGAAGCTCGATGCTCGTGTGGCTGATGCTTATTGTGAGAACATTACCCAGGAGGTTACGCGCCTGGTTAAGGGCAATGCAACTCATATAAAGTCCCAGATGGGTTGGCGAACTATCATTTCATTACTCTGCATCACTGCTCGTCATCCAGATGCTTCTGATGTTGGTTTTGAAGCCCTAGTTTTTATCATGTCTGAGGGAGCACACCTCTCCCCTGCTAACTTTGTCCTTTCTGTGGAGGCCTCAAGGCAGTTTGCAGAGTCTCGGCTTGGCTCTGCAGAAAGATCTATCCATGCTTTGAACCTTATGGCAGAATCAGTGAATTGTCTTACACGCTGGTCACGTGAGGTTAAGGAAGCTGGTGGGGAGGCTGACAGGATATTGGAAGGAATTGCTGAGATGTGGCTGCGACTAGTGCAGGCACTACGGAAGGTGTGCACAGACCAGAGGGAGGAAGTAAGGAATCATGCGCTATTATCATTGCACAGATGCTTAGTAGTTGATGGGATATCAGTGCCATCTTCAGCATGGTTGATGTCATTTGATATTATTTTCCAGTTGCTTGATGAATTACTGGAGATTGCACAAAATTACTCACCGAAGGATTTCAGAAACATGGAGGTGTCCCTCTTGCATGCTGTAAAACTTCTATGCAAAGTGTTCTTGCAGTCACTTAATGACATTTCATCACAGAGCAGCTTCAGTAAGCTGTGGTTGGAAGTACTTGACATGATAGAGAAGCTTATGAAAGTCAAAGTGAGAGGGAGGAGGACTGAGAAGCTACAAGAGGTTATCCCAGAGCTACTGAAGAACATACTGCTGGTGCTAAAAGCAAATCGGGTTTTATCAAAGACAAGCACCAGTGAAGAGAACAGTTTGTGGGAAGCAACATGGCTTCAAGTTAACAAGATTGCACCTTCACTGCAGCCAGAAGTTTTTCCTGACAGTGAGGGTGATGTAGCAACACAAAGTGCAAAAAACAAGTCAGATAGTCCAGCACAATCTGAAGGCGTGAATGTTTAG
- the LOC4329191 gene encoding RHOMBOID-like protein 9, chloroplastic isoform X2: MATTPLASSSFRCLLLLLARRAYDCCTKQLAPSAVKLQAGTYLMAGVIKWKMMSCEQSGRRSAEIARECLSLTPNRYKCHSYQHIGYLGDSAEGFICRPLKSKLRSKVGLHVAAKVHNKDDEGSCSSRISDEDNETLSNASRKMEVNHLGALRCYFSKLNTEDAQKPYSFHQTNKQRTGPLSTNIEEANMATDYGDFRNTLESFEINFNRRKKGTKGYLNTAVEDYTNYLIFDEKNFLDMQQDDQTSSFCLTNLLAAINIAVLLFEIASPVRNSDIENLSLPLMYGAKINDLILSGEWWRLLTPMCLHSGFLHIALGCWVLLIFGPRVSRAYGQTTFLLMYILGGVCGNLTSYLHTSELTVCGTDTSWGNNLWTTFRLFNLPKCAGRQCC; this comes from the exons ATGGCCACCACACCACTTGCTTCCTCCAGCTTTCGCTGccttctgctgctgctagctAGGCGTGCGTACGACTGTTGCACAAAGCAGCTAGCGCCCTCTGCTGTAAAGCTGCAGGCTGGTAC GTATCTAATGGCTGGGGTCATAAAATGGAAAATGATGTCATGTGAACAAAGTGGGAGGAGAAGTGCCGAAATTGCACGAGAATGCTTATCACTGACACCTAATAGATACAAGTGTCACAGCTACCAACATATTGGCTATTTGGGTGACTCTGCAGAGGGTTTCATTTGCCGTCCATTGAAGTCAAAACTAAGAAGCAAGGTTGGACTACATGTGGCTGCGAAGGTACACAATAAGGACGATGAAGGAAGCTGCAGCTCCAGAATTTCTGATGAGGACAACGAGACATTGTCTAATGCGTCGCGAAAAATGGAAGTAAACCATCTGGGGGCACTGAGATGCTATTTTTCTAAACTAAACACTGAGGACGCCCAGAAGCCATATTCTTTTCATCAGACGAACAAGCAGAGAACTGGCCCATTATCCACAAACATAGAAGAAGCAAACATGGCTACTGATTATGGCGATTTCAGGAATACGCTGGAATCATTCGAGATCAACTTCAACAGACGAAAAAAAG GTACAAAGGGTTATCTAAATACTGCCGTGGAGGACTACACAaattatttgatatttgatGAGAAGAACTTCCTGGACATGCAGCAAGATGATCAAACATCCAGTTTCTGTTTGAC AAATTTACTAGCTGCGATCAATATTGCAGTTTTGTTGTTCGAAATAGCAAGTCCGGTGAGAAATTCTGATATTGaaaatctctctctccctttgatGTATGGAGCCAAGATAAATGACCTAATACTATCGGGGGAATGGTGGAGACTACTAACACCAATGTGTTTG CACTCTGGGTTCTTGCACATAGCACTTGGATGTTGGGTATTACTTATCTTTGGACCTCGCGTGTCTAGAGCATATGGTCAAACGACATTTTTGCTGATGTACATACTTGGGGGAGTTTGCGGGAACTTGACAAGCTATCTTCACACGTCTGAGCTAACCGTCTGTGGCACA
- the LOC4329191 gene encoding RHOMBOID-like protein 9, chloroplastic isoform X1 — protein MAGVIKWKMMSCEQSGRRSAEIARECLSLTPNRYKCHSYQHIGYLGDSAEGFICRPLKSKLRSKVGLHVAAKVHNKDDEGSCSSRISDEDNETLSNASRKMEVNHLGALRCYFSKLNTEDAQKPYSFHQTNKQRTGPLSTNIEEANMATDYGDFRNTLESFEINFNRRKKGTKGYLNTAVEDYTNYLIFDEKNFLDMQQDDQTSSFCLTNLLAAINIAVLLFEIASPVRNSDIENLSLPLMYGAKINDLILSGEWWRLLTPMCLHSGFLHIALGCWVLLIFGPRVSRAYGQTTFLLMYILGGVCGNLTSYLHTSELTVCGTGPVFALIGAWLVYQSQNKDAIDKNVSETMFSQAVVATTLSFLGQSQWLVSLHGYPKYYTIFSQMKSFMKQSPQWRGFTLTFPRLSKAFN, from the exons ATGGCTGGGGTCATAAAATGGAAAATGATGTCATGTGAACAAAGTGGGAGGAGAAGTGCCGAAATTGCACGAGAATGCTTATCACTGACACCTAATAGATACAAGTGTCACAGCTACCAACATATTGGCTATTTGGGTGACTCTGCAGAGGGTTTCATTTGCCGTCCATTGAAGTCAAAACTAAGAAGCAAGGTTGGACTACATGTGGCTGCGAAGGTACACAATAAGGACGATGAAGGAAGCTGCAGCTCCAGAATTTCTGATGAGGACAACGAGACATTGTCTAATGCGTCGCGAAAAATGGAAGTAAACCATCTGGGGGCACTGAGATGCTATTTTTCTAAACTAAACACTGAGGACGCCCAGAAGCCATATTCTTTTCATCAGACGAACAAGCAGAGAACTGGCCCATTATCCACAAACATAGAAGAAGCAAACATGGCTACTGATTATGGCGATTTCAGGAATACGCTGGAATCATTCGAGATCAACTTCAACAGACGAAAAAAAG GTACAAAGGGTTATCTAAATACTGCCGTGGAGGACTACACAaattatttgatatttgatGAGAAGAACTTCCTGGACATGCAGCAAGATGATCAAACATCCAGTTTCTGTTTGAC AAATTTACTAGCTGCGATCAATATTGCAGTTTTGTTGTTCGAAATAGCAAGTCCGGTGAGAAATTCTGATATTGaaaatctctctctccctttgatGTATGGAGCCAAGATAAATGACCTAATACTATCGGGGGAATGGTGGAGACTACTAACACCAATGTGTTTG CACTCTGGGTTCTTGCACATAGCACTTGGATGTTGGGTATTACTTATCTTTGGACCTCGCGTGTCTAGAGCATATGGTCAAACGACATTTTTGCTGATGTACATACTTGGGGGAGTTTGCGGGAACTTGACAAGCTATCTTCACACGTCTGAGCTAACCGTCTGTGGCACA GGACCAGTATTTGCTTTAATTGGAGCATGGCTTGTCTATCAAAGCCAAAACAAGGATGCTATTGATAAGAACGTTTCAGAAACTATGTTCAGCCAGGCTGTTGTGGCAACAACTTTAAGCTTcttaggccagtcacaatggctagtgtcattgcacggctacccaaaatattataccatcttctctcaaatgaaatcttttatgaaacaatccccacagtggaggggtttcactttgacgtttccaagactaagcaaagcatttaattga